DNA from Caldilineales bacterium:
GGGGTATTTCGATGACTATCAGCTCGAGCTTGTGCCTGATGCCGGCCATTTCATCGTCGATGAACAGCCCGACCTCGTCAACGAGCGGGCATGGGCGTTTTTCACCGATCCTCGCTACGCCAACCCATGATCTTCGAACCCTTTCAGATCAAGAGTCTGCAGTTCAAGAACCGCATCGTCCGCTCATCCATCGGCGGGCGCACCTCGTATTACGACGGCACGGTGACGTCGGCGTTCAAGAATTTCGAGAAGCGCTTCGCCGCCAACGGCGTGGCCGCGATCATCACGGCCACGCTCAGTGTGGACGACAAGCGCGCCTCGCCGATGGAATATCCCAAGCTCAGCGACGACCGCTTCATCAAGCCGCTGCGCGAGGCGGTGAAGGCCGTACAGCAATACGATTGCCGCTACATCATCCAGATCGGCGACACGGGCGGCCACACCCACACCAGCCTCTTTGCTCAGGAAGAGGACGGGGAGACGTCTTCGACCCATCTCGACCTGCTCTATGGCTATCGCAGCCTGCACCGGGCGATGACGATCGCGGAAATCGAGATGACGGTGGCGGCTTTTGGCGAAGCCGCGCTCCGTGTGCGCGAGGCCGGCGCCGATGGTCTGGAGATCACGGCCTCGAAGGGCTACATGATCCAGCAATTCCTGAATCCGGGCGTCAACCGGCGGCGGGACGAGTACGGCGGCTCGGTGGACAAACGTTTTCGCTTTTTGGAGGAGATCGTGCGGCTGGCGCGCCAGAAGGTCGGCGATGATTTCCCGCTCGGCATCCGCCTCTCCGCCGCCGATTACAACTATTTGCCGGTCAACCTGCGCCTGCCGCCGCGTCTTCCGCTCAAGCAGTTCTATTTCGGCAACACCCTGGCGGAGAATCTCTATTATGCCAAAAAACTCAAGGCGCTGGGCGTCGATTACCTGCATATCGACCAGGGCTATGGCTTCATCAATCCCAAAGGCAACCCCGGCTCGTTTCCGGTGCATGAACTGAAGCTGTTCTTCAACGCCAATCGGCATCTGTCCGCCAAAGCCTGGCTGCGGGCGGCGGTGTTCAACACCGTGCCGGAGTTCATTCTCAGGCCCATCGCCAACCTCGGCTGGAAAGACATCCCGGCGATTTCGGCGGACGAGGCCGGGCGCTTCCGCGAGGAAACGGGTCTGCCCATCATCGCCAACGGCGGCTTTCAGGATCGGCGGCTGATCGAGCAGACGCTGAGCGAGGGCAAGGCCGACCTGGTGGCGATGGCCCGGCCGCTGCTGGCCAACGTCGATCTGGTCAAGCTGTTCGAGCAGGGCATCGACCGCCCGGAAAAACCCTGCACGCATTGCAACCGCTGCGCCGTGCGCACGGCCAACTACCCGCTCGGTTGCTACGACCCGACCCGTTTCGGCTCGCTCGACGAGATGGAAGCGCAGATCATGGCCTGGAGCGCGATGAGCGATGAGCGGCTGGGTGAGTGAGGGGTGAGTTGTTGCAAGGGGCCGCCGATTCGGGCTGGATGGCTACGCCGCCCAACGCAGGCAAAGCAGGCCCGCCGGACCACTTCCAGAAAGCGCCAGAGCAGAGCGAGGCTGTGTTCTATGATCGTAACTGCTCAGCCTCTGCCACGAATTACGCGAATGACACGAATGATCACGAGCAAAATTCGTCAAATTCGTGCAATTCGTGGCAACAATCCAGACAGGCTGAGCAGTTACCTATGATCAAGGTCATGAGCTTCAATATCCGTTACGGCCTGGCCGATGACGGTGAAAACCACTGGAACAAGCGCAAGGCATTCGCCCTCGCTCGTATCCACGACTTCGGACCCGATTTGCTCGGCCTTCAAGAATGCCGCGACGATGCCCAGGCCGCATTCGTCAGGGCCAGCCTACCCAACTATGACTTCTATGGCGTGCGCCGCGACGGGGAGGACAATACGGCCCTGGAAATGGCGCCGATTTTGTTTCGGCAGCCGGCTTTCCAACTCATCCAAGCCGGTCACTTCTGGCTCAGTGACACTCCGCAGGTCGCCGGCAGCAAGAGCTGGGGAAGTGCTTTTGCCCGCACCACAACCTGGGTCGATCTCAGCCATCGGCCAACGGGCCGGCGGCTTACTTTTGTCAACACGCACTTCGACTACCAGCCAGACGCCATCGAGGGCGCCGCGCGGCTGATGCAGAGTTGGCTGGGGCAGGTTCAGAAGGAGTCAGCGGTCATCCTCACGGGGGACTTCAATGCGGGCAAGGACTCAGCCGCCTATCACCGCCTGGTGGACAAGACCACCCTGTTCGATGCTTACCGCCAGGTGCAGCTTGGTTTCAGCCAGGAAACGACGTTCCACGGCTTCGGGAAGCCGGAAGAGCGAGCGGCGATTGACTGGATCCTGGTTTCTGGTCACTTCAAGGTGATAGACGCCGCGGTGGATCGGGCCTCGGTCGGGAACTTGTTCCCATCGGATCATTATCCGGTGTTGGCCGTGCTCGACTGGAAAGGGCGAGCGCCTGCTGGCGCCTGCCGTAGTCCAGCCTGGCCGGCCGTGCGGTCGGCTTCGGGCTTCGTGGGGGGGAGTTGACGCGGCAAAAGTGTTCGAGTAGGATGGGCGCCAGTTGTTAAGGCAGCAAAGTGACGTTTTCCCCTCATTGCCTTTCGCGTCTCGCACGAGGAGAGGATGGTAGCCGAAGCCGATGCCCCGCCTGGTCGAGGGGTTTGGGTCCGGCCAGGATTCCCCTCTTTGTCTACGTTGGCGAGGGCTTTGCCTATGAGATGTTTAGCATATTGGGCGCTAGATTGAGATTGTGATGCTGTATTTCCCGATCAAAGCAGACTCGTTGGCAGTCAGAATGCACAAGCTATCCGATGATGAGTTACTTGACTGGGAGAGCACCGAACCGTACAATTTGATCAACTAATCTAGTAGGGCGGTGGGTAGGTATGTCGCCTAGTCTACCCGTCCTAGCATTCCAAAGGAGGAAGAAATGAGTGAAGCAAACATCGCGTTGCTCAAGCGAGCCTGGGCAGCCTATGATAAAGGTGATGAGGAGGGGTTTGCTGCATGCCTAACACCCGACTGGAAAGAATACGGTAGTCCCAACGCGAGCTCTTATGGAACCTTGGAGGATGAGCGCCGAACTATGCGTGAGCACCGCATCGCCTTTCCGGACAAGCACACTGAAATACACATGATACTCGCGGACGAAAACATCGTGGCTTGCTTCTGCACAGTCCACGCCACGCATAGCGGCAAGTACTTGGATGCTGAACCAACCGGCAAGATCGTCACTGTGCATGAAATGATGTTCAACCGCGTGCGCGATGGCAAGATTTGCGAGACATATGCAATGGGAGCTGGCATGGGCTTCTATGAACAAATCACAGGCAAAGAGATTCCCGAGCAACTAGATAACCTGGCGTAACGCTCCTCCATCCACGTGCAACGTCGCAAGGACAGATTCAGACGCCGTAGAAGATATCCAATATCTGCCAATTCCCGCACTTGCCACTAACGCCTGCCGTAAGCCCTCACCTCGTACAACCAGAGGGAACACATGGAACAAGAGTTGGAAGAGAGGCTTGTGTTTCTAGAAGAGAGCAAGCATTCACACTTCAACATAGCCGAACGGATTTCAGGCCAGATCGAGCCAATTGACGTTTATGCCTTCATGG
Protein-coding regions in this window:
- a CDS encoding NADH:flavin oxidoreductase, with the translated sequence MIFEPFQIKSLQFKNRIVRSSIGGRTSYYDGTVTSAFKNFEKRFAANGVAAIITATLSVDDKRASPMEYPKLSDDRFIKPLREAVKAVQQYDCRYIIQIGDTGGHTHTSLFAQEEDGETSSTHLDLLYGYRSLHRAMTIAEIEMTVAAFGEAALRVREAGADGLEITASKGYMIQQFLNPGVNRRRDEYGGSVDKRFRFLEEIVRLARQKVGDDFPLGIRLSAADYNYLPVNLRLPPRLPLKQFYFGNTLAENLYYAKKLKALGVDYLHIDQGYGFINPKGNPGSFPVHELKLFFNANRHLSAKAWLRAAVFNTVPEFILRPIANLGWKDIPAISADEAGRFREETGLPIIANGGFQDRRLIEQTLSEGKADLVAMARPLLANVDLVKLFEQGIDRPEKPCTHCNRCAVRTANYPLGCYDPTRFGSLDEMEAQIMAWSAMSDERLGE
- a CDS encoding endonuclease/exonuclease/phosphatase family protein; this encodes MSFNIRYGLADDGENHWNKRKAFALARIHDFGPDLLGLQECRDDAQAAFVRASLPNYDFYGVRRDGEDNTALEMAPILFRQPAFQLIQAGHFWLSDTPQVAGSKSWGSAFARTTTWVDLSHRPTGRRLTFVNTHFDYQPDAIEGAARLMQSWLGQVQKESAVILTGDFNAGKDSAAYHRLVDKTTLFDAYRQVQLGFSQETTFHGFGKPEERAAIDWILVSGHFKVIDAAVDRASVGNLFPSDHYPVLAVLDWKGRAPAGACRSPAWPAVRSASGFVGGS
- a CDS encoding ester cyclase; amino-acid sequence: MSEANIALLKRAWAAYDKGDEEGFAACLTPDWKEYGSPNASSYGTLEDERRTMREHRIAFPDKHTEIHMILADENIVACFCTVHATHSGKYLDAEPTGKIVTVHEMMFNRVRDGKICETYAMGAGMGFYEQITGKEIPEQLDNLA